The genomic stretch agttcacgggaagtaccttgtaggttttgattccctagcgtgtgacagaaattcgtctaaggtgtcggtataactgctgtatcttttgatcgcgttaacttagaagtttgtttttttcactgcctaaagggacaatagacttaggtatttggtataaatttcaatttgatacctttattcgttcgtgagaaataaggtagtaagtttcattttattaaaatatatttttttatattatataactaaaaaaatgagattttcgtaatttttcctatatttgcattatatgacaatacttcatgccaaatttcaagactctgagtttacgggaagtaccctgtaggttttgattcctttgcgagtgtcgagaatttgttgaaaatatcgacataatcggttgtatcttttgattggcttggcttagaagcttgatattttcacagcttaaagggacaacagacctgagcatttcatgtgaatttcatcttgatacgtccacgcgttcttgagataaagggtcttgacagacagacagacagacagacagacagacagacagacagacagacagacagacagacagacagacagacggacaacaaagtgatcctataagggttccgttttttccttttgaggtacggaaccctaaaaagtaaattaatactaaagttttttttgtgaccTTTTTGTTCAGTCTACTTTTTATACGTTAatagttaagttatttttctttctcaacaaatattttattttagtggtaGTAAATGTAAAATGTAACAGTCATTTGACTTTAAAAACGTGTTAATTGAATTAAACAAACACTTACCcctcataattaaattaatatcttaGTTGGTAACCTGATACGTGGGTGTCATAGTTATTTTCCTTATCCAATTAAGTATCGGATTTACTGCTTTAGACTATTCCTTTGTTAATTAGTTTGTTCTTgaacttaaattaaattggaACATGGGAAGCCATCGTGGGTTTACATgagtaaaacaattattttctataaataaaataagccatCAATGTGACAGATTATATTGTTAGTTCGTTGCactctaataataaaaaatgttctataattgttttttttacaaatatagaGATCTCTTCCGTTTGTCAAGAAAACTTTCCAAAAATTGACAGCGGTGATGTAGATCATTGTAGCTTATCTTGGCTGAACATAGGTCTAATACAAACTGTTTACAACACGTTGAGTCAGATTATTGCTGACCTAGTGTTTGTCATAGACGTAAAGGTGAAGGCTAAAGTAGAATATCTTAGAGAACACTGTAACACTGTGTTGACGTACAAAATATCTTTGATCTTGTTTCATGACGATAGACAACCCTGTCATAACTTATACACGTAACCTATGACTCCGAACGACCTGCGACGTGGCTTTATACCCGCAAACACTTTCCCATCTGTCGTTACCAATCGTCACTTCAATTACTATGTGCCGGATTCGCAAGCGCATATGGCCGTATATCCAATTTGGATTGAGGGATCATCCTGCGATGCAGTTGATGAGAAAATAAAAGATATGTTTTAGTTTCAAATCAAGCAGTTGAAGATTTGACAGCTTGTTACTGTGTTCTATGACAGTTGCATGTGCCTTCGTTAAAAAAGTAGGATGATTGCTCGATGTGCTACAATTACAGAGTAAATAGTGAAAACCTGACTCTTGGTAGAATAAATTCGCTTCCATAAATTCGCAGTAGAAATAAAGAGTAGCAAATTGCGCCATGACACTAATACATAAGTACAACGAGTTTAAAATAATCATTGCAATGTGACTCCCAGACTCAAGGAACAGAGGACTATATTTGGAAGGTACGCGTAAGAGCACCCTACTGAATAACTACGGAGTCATTTTCGACAGCAGAATGTTTTCCTAAATGAGCTGGATATTAGGATAACATGTCTGACATTTACGCGGAGTCAAATAACACCCCATGTGAACGTTAGTGAAATGACGGTATATTCACTGCAGTTTTGGGCTGCTTTGCGGTGTCCGCATACAATCGTGACAGCTGAAAGGTGCTTAAATTGTCGGGAATGTGAATACCTATCAGTAATCGGTCTATTCAGTGTAAAGCGTTGAGGTTGGTCGATCAAAGCGGGCGCACTGCAACTGCCGGGCGCGTATTTAAATGTTAGTGCGCCTTTAACCTCAATTATTTAGTCTTTGTAATGAAGAACAATCGATCAAGTTGCATTACTGTTGGATGACGGAGCTTTTATCGTTGCCTGTTTATAAATGAAAGTGGCATTTGTCGCTACTTTTACATAGGTCACGCCCATTAAAATCAATCGATTGTCAGTTATTTCCTGAGCAAAACTTTATTTCGTGGTCTCACTGTTCCTGTATCCTTAATCCTACTGTGTGATTAAAATGAGTGATTCGACTTTGCTTTTATACTTTCACGTAGCAATCGAGCTGAAAAAAGTTGACGTCAAATATATTTGAGCTTTTCTGGTGGGCAACCTTGTGATCCTCTACATTCCATATGTAGCAAGAGAAAGAGGGTTGTGTTTTTGAGTGGTTAATTATATAATGTTTGTTTAGATGGGTGTTGCGGTGGTTGGTGACGGCTACGGCGTGGGGCGCGCTGTGTGGCGGCGGCCGTGCGCACACGCCATCGCTCACGCCTGCGCTCACGCCGCCCTGCCCGACACACTGCATCTGTCTGTCACAGTCGCAGGTAATTTGATATACTAAACattataccgtcttaccacaaaaactttttaacgtcagtttaagtcttgtctaaaaaaatgtcaaattatgacgttgacatagggttaattttgcagccaaaatttttttagacaagtgtaaaacagggttttaagtttttgtagtaaggccacgaaccacaaaaacttttaaacgtctgttgagcTCATGTCTAAataaatgtcagattatgatgTTGTAATAAGGTCCACTTTGCATCCACGCGTTTTTTAgataagtgttcaacagacgtttaaaagtttttgtgctACGACAGTAAAGGATTGTTAGAAGTTCTATGACACTAAGAAGACATAGAGTTCTTTGGTGAGTTCGATTACTCGACAATGAAGTACACTTATTTGAGAACAAATAACTAACGAACGAATAGTCATAATTTCTGGTAATACCTACTCCTACATGATATAacaatacatttaattaaaacaaataaataatgactgACATATAAATAAAGCCTAATCCGCGGTATTACTGCaacaaaaacatatattttggcTGCATTCgaatttaactgaaattgtCATTCAGCAAGCATTGCATGAAATGAACCTAAAGTAACGTCAATGTACGTGATTTTTGATGTGAAATTATTTATGGCAGAACTGAAAGTCAGGGTGCGACGAATTGTAATAATGTATCAATCGCATTATTAATGTTCAGTTTTATGATGAATTTAATATCTTTTAGGCGAAAAACTgaacgttttttttcttaaaatagattttaacaTCACCTGCCTTTGTTTGCTTGGCGTCTCGACTCACACCATCTGCCACAAAGCTCTTATGATaatctggataaaaaatatacatttgcaTTTTTCGTTGAGCTACTCTTTTAGTTCGGGAGACTTTACagaggaaataaaaataaaagttctcCTACCCTTATAAAAACGTCATATTTGAACTATCGTTACGAAAagccattattaaaaaaataaaaaagttactttttgcATCGAAATTGCTTCCGTagacaggcccgccgctagctgtttgttcgcccgcgtgcaaaaccgattatgccgccctacgactacatattatactgggttttgtcaaaaaatatataaggggtggggtccagggggaccggacccccccgcccattcatatccattttacttgtccaacagaaaaaaatatgtacatgcaccgctctgattgcaaaaaacgcacttccttttggatacataaatattgcaataggtacataacatattacacataactttttatttacttgaaatgctctaagtcttagagtaacctaagaagtcctgggttagcccataaacagactaagcaattgcttagggcatcaatacagtgcaatcattacccaagtggcccctatgtattgaaagattgtgattaatgggtaggtaccaacataatgtatatcaaagtgcttagaacagattatgggtaacttaaactaacgaaattaaatatctatagcaatgtttaatttcagtaaaatatgttattaatggtttttggtgggtttcccgttgaaaaagtcgacgcatgagacacatttcatatgtaaggaagcgcgagcgaagcgagcgcgaaatttttttagtctaaggacacaaaacaaataaaaaccactgtaaattaacaaagcaaagtcaaaaagtaagatatgcacagaaatgaagtgctaatgtacatgaagccgcgagcgaagcgagcgcgattttttccttagagttttcatgaagtaaacatatcataaaaagccaaaatgaacaaaaagctataacggacgtgcgcgaaaaatgatttttcggaatagaatgcctcaacaattaaacaaagataaattgcgatcagtgccggttttaactctaccagcgccctgggcgagatttctacggcgcccttcaactgcaattcaaacccatacgaaaaacagacgtgtgtgtagttaccgattgcgcgagtgaagcgagcgcgaatattttttttttatagttaacaagtcgaagcaaaaattacgtaaaatgtagcccaatcgtacataagttattgctggttggtgaatgcaaaaacaccggaacatgtcttctgattgcgcgagcgaagcgagcgcgaatttttttgttatattttagaactcaaaacaaaaattacttaaaattttgcccaaacgtacataactctttgttggtgttggcgcctatgtattatatttttgggacttaaagtagtaccgtaaataagaaagttcatatggaaactagaagttactttcttattaataaaagaactcaaaaacgacgctacctttttgctagggtagactaaactattgttgaaaaataaaacaactgtaaagtgaagcaagcccgaaaatttttgagttttggatcactaaaagtcctaaacatatataataaaaaacgactgtgaagtgaagaagccgcgagcgaagggagcgtgattttttttgagtattgggacattaaaagtagctatatgtgataaaaaattgaagcgcaaagtaaggaaaccgcgagcggagcgagcgcgaaaatttttgagttttgggacataaaaggagtgtttgttcgagaatttctcaaatttaacgcggaattaaacacaaattcgcttcggcgcccctgagcccgcggcgcccgggttattcgcatacgctgcaccataagttaagatggccctgatgctatccattcatttggatacagttcttgtaagttgcaatctttgatgaaatttaaaacaaaaataggagtaacattctgatcaaggattggtgggggcgcctgcggtgccccttatatccggcgccctgggccgtcgcccaaccgcgccctaccgctactaactgcgatatctgacatggaggcgcgagcgcagcgagcgcgaatttttttggggatgcaaagggtgaacccgtcaaaattgatagggaacgaccaaagcgagggcggctattgctgtgttcggaaatattgaaatcaaataattggtaaaaagatattgtatttttttaatattacgtgataagtcactcgatttgccgccccctaggacgtgccgcccgcgtgcggtgcacgccttgcacgcccgcttacagCGGGCCTGTCCGTAGATCATTTTATTACCTGCGAACAAAGATAAATCATCATTTCACTATACAAAGCTATAACAATTTCCAATCACATTATAAACTAATTTCTCAGCTGCGTAGTACACCGAATTTAATACTATTATACGGTATGGTATAGCTGAAGGTAAAGGAATCTTAAATTATTGGATTAAATTGAAATTAGAGACTGTAATCTTCACGATTGAAGTTAGCCCTTGTAGCGGCTTCGCAGACGGTAGATTGTTAGGTTTCAGTCCATTTCCATTGATTACAATGTCAGTTTTTGTGCTATTCCGTGAACCTAAATAAAAGGTTTATATGAAAATCGTAATGAGGATTCTTGTACAGTTTGTTAATGTGTACATTTTATCCTTTCCAAAGTATAACTGGATTAATAAATTCATCAGGCCACGCACGAGATGTGTGTCGTACTTATATCAATCGATTGGATGGACAAACAGGCTACTAATACTCGTAAATTGAATCGGTACGCACCTACTAAATTGAATTGAAGCTTCGATATCGACGCTTTATATGATTGTACCTACGGGGATGAATCAAATTGATATTTGTTTTGGTCGATTATGTGCGAAGCTTAAGTTTGGAACAATTCAATCAAAATATGGGCTTCGCTCCATAACGATATTTCGGGAAGGATTAACCTTATTGACCGAGCAAACAGTGGAAGTAATGCTTAGATCGTGACATGGCGAAACTGGTAATTCAATCATTTTTGTACAATTGTTATTTGTCACGGAGTCGGCGttggaaaatatttaaagagGATAAAGCTTTGATTACaatgtgaaatatttatttaagtgatATTGTTTTGTGACAGGTGGTGTGCAACAGCGCGACGCTGCGCGGCGTGCCGTCGGCGCTGAGCGCGACCGTGACGCAGCTGTCGCTGTCGCGCGCCGACCTGCGCGTGCTGCGCTCCGACGCCTTCGCGCATCTCCGCCAGCTGCGGCGCCTCGCGCTCGACGCGTGCAACCTCACGCGCATCCGCCCCTTCGCCTTCCGGGGGCTCCCGCGGCTCCGCGAGCTCTACATCCAGCACACACCACTCGCGACCGTTGACGCGTTCGCATTTGCCGCTCTTCAAAATATTACATCAATTGTACTGACACACAACAGAATCGCTCAAATTGAGGGATATGCTTTTGCAGGAACTAATTTCATAAAGCTCATTTCCTTACGTAATAACCCCATCAAACGAATATTAGCGCATGCCTTTTCGGGGCTGAATGACGTAGCACAGATTGAACTCCCATCAGGAATAAGATCTATTGAGCCTCAAGCTTTTGCTGGGCTGGAAGGAGTCGGTGTACTGGAACTTGCATACATGGACTTGCCGGCGGTGTTGCCCGACACTTTTCGTGGACTGGTGCGGGTTGGCCGGCTGGCACTTCGAGAATCTGATCTAGGAATAGTGCGAGTTGGAGCATTTGATGGTTTGCAGCGTGTCGATACATTAGAAATATGCAACAATAAAATCGATGGAATAGAGGAACTCTCTTTGATACAAAACAACAGCGTTACCACATTTAAATTAACCGGTAACCACATGCTAGAGACGCCGGAGGCGGTAATTTTAGAAGTTGAGAATATAGTGATACGTGGAAATCATGTGCCATGTGAGTGCGGACGGGACCCTCTCACCAACCCTTTGGCCCTGACGCAAGATTTCCCGGACGAAAATTTTTGTATATCGCCCTTAAAAGTTCGGGGCCGCAGCCTGGGCAGCGTGGGTGCGGGCAGCGCGGGGTGCCGCGGCGAGGCGGGCGGCAGCGCGCGCGCGCGGGCCGCCGGCGCCGGCGCTCGGCCGCGCGACGTGCTGTCCTCGCCGCGCCTCGCGCTCGCCGCCGCCACGCTCGTCTTTCTCGCGAGTAGTTAGCCGCCCTCGGTGTTCAATTAAGTGAGATGTTTCCAgttgtaaatattgtaatatatgCGAGTGAACATAATAATGCGAAATTTTACATTGAAAGGGTCCGTTCATTGTGTATACGTTGGACCATGAATAAAATTTGCCTTTGGAAAAGCCGGCTTTTATTTATAATCCTTCAAAGTTAAAGCTACAtcatatacctacatgtttACAAAGGGATCTCAAGAATGATTGATCTGTAATTCAGAAAAGGTATTTGAAGATTAATGGTGAAGTAAAAATAGCGTTTATCTGTATTTCTAGTCAATTAGCAGACGACATCAGATAGCGGCTGAGTAATGTTCGGGCGGGCGGGAGCGCGGCGCCGACCGCTGTCCTACTAGACACACAAATATCATTTGTTCTTAACTACTGAAATGTGAACTATTTACGCTCTAGCTGTGTTTAACGAActacattttagttttaattgctgaaaattatttaaacgtCGAATGGttgtcaattaatttaattacaattcaaaatttaattttaatcaatataaaatatccaatatatctatgtatttcctttgaAACACATGCTGTGTAGGAGAATCAATTTCAATGATAACAACGAATAACACGAAAATGTACATGGCCTTTTCAAGCGATTACGGCCGTGTTTTAATCCAATACATACACAGTGTAGTTTAAACATAGTTCTGACGTGCATCAAAATGGGTGGTTAATTTTTTGCGTGAGAGATATAATTGGTATTCGGACGAGCATTTGGTGCTGCAAGCCGCGGCGGCGGGGCGCCGCGCGCGTGCCGCGGCCGCACCGCGCGGACCGAGGGATGCACGCACTCGATACACACATGTCGATTGTCGACAACATGTCACGGCTCATTAGTGCGCTATCGATCGGATGCCTCCTACATAAGAGCGCACTTCGGACTCCCGGCGGCCAATTTACAGCACTCACTTCACTCTACATAATTCAATACGTCCAATAGAATCCTAAGGCTTTGGACATATTCCAGACCAACAATCGACTTCCCCAATTTTAGATCTAACTTTCAATTATTTACGCATCAAAGCGATTTTCCGTCCCATTTCGTTGAATCCTGCTTGTAATACCATTGTGAATGCCGAAAGAAGGAGCAAAGTTTCCTTGAGATCTTTTGTCGGCAATACACGGTATTGTAGATTTCACGCAATGCTATGTTTTACTTGAATTTTCTGAAAGGTAATCCTCGGATATATAAAACTtcaaacttcttcttcttcttcaaaCAACTTCTTCTtgatcatcatttatattcaagACATGCTTGTTTCTTATACATTTTTTCACTTTTCACCTAACTGTAAGTCGTGACATTGTGTTGATTGAGGGTCGGAGTGATTTCAGTttgtgctacggcgtagctacGTAGCCGGGCTACGAGCCGTCCTAATGACCCGCGGTTCTACCTGCATCTGACGGCTACAAACATAAAAAGGGAcagaataaaagaaaatattactgTGATGATTTTATATCTGAGAAGAAAGTACCTTGACATTTCATTTGTGTATTTTCCGAAAAATGTCAGCGCAACATgacttcattaaaaaaaatggtaaaaaagTAAAACGAATGGATAAAATTAGTTAGGTTATATTCAAATAATACAGCGAATTTAATATGACTAAGTAGCCTGTAACAAAGAGATAGTAAACAGACGTGCCTCAGAGCGGTTACGTATTTTGCATCAAATGAATTTCGGCGAAGCGtagcaataataattatgaaaggGTAAATAGCAAGCAAATGAATTTGAAATCTTCTTTATGAAAACATCAATTTCATAAGTAAAGGTAAtggtaaatattttgagtaagtATGTGTATGTAGCTTTTTTAGTTGATTAATCACGTTGTGTGATAAAACTAAGTAACAAAAATGTAGAACTCAATTTTGAATGATATACTACTGATAGTTCTTTTAACCGTGTTTGTGCTTCGGTCGGAGGGTAATACACGTAGGTGTGCGCGAATATGTTTCTCAACTGTGTGCAGTTTCCTATAGCGATTGACGGCATACCTGCGAgataaggggaaaatttacgcCTTTACATTGTGACATAACCTTATTTTATACCTTTTGCCATCGTTCTGTGAGGAGATCCTCGATTTATTGCCACTGAGATATGAAACCTCTTTAACTTAAAACTTCAAGGTATTTACTTGAGTTTCGTATGCGAGAAGAGGTACATCAACGTACATTTATAGCGCACTGATGGGCCTAGTAAGTATTTTTGATAGAAATTCACTGAACTAAGAAGTGTTTTGAGGAAATCAACGTACTTATATAATTAGACAATCTTTTAGCAAAAGTGGACTTTTGAAAAAGTACTATCTAATAACTATAATATTGGATGGCCGTTGGATTTTACTTACACTGAACAATTTATTGACTCAAGAGGTATTCTATTTTATTCCATAGATggaatgaaaaatattgtttgtcatgaaatttaaaaaacttcTGATATGTGCATATATGCTCTCGTTTCGACAAAAATTCAGTCAGAGGCGCTAGCAATTCAGGATTTGTTTTATTCGAACTTCCCGGGATCGTTCCCGTACGGGATTTTTCCCGCGGCGTTATCTCGTCTCACGTATTTCATAGGAAATCGGATGATACAAAAACTACGCTGCTGTATGCTACGGTCCATCTTTTGCATGAAGCGAACTTTGTATTACCTTAACAAGCTTTCGAAAAAGTACACATTTCAGATCATATTTTACTATAGAAATATCTTTGTGATAAATATTCATCTCACTTTCATTTCTTTACAAGATTTTCTTTTCTGCGGTTCTCGAATTCTATAATGTAATAATAAGGCAAAAGCAAAACATATATTGTTTGCTATAACATTATGTCTAGACCACTTACATTAaggcaaataaaattgttacgTTTGTGGGCTAACAGAAGCATAAGTGAGAAAATCCAACAGGATCGATTACAAGACAGGATAAGGATCAAACTGaccttcaaacaataaatccATGTTGAGAAGGGTAAAACGAAAGGGAAGAAGTTTTTACTTCGGCCAAAGTTGCTAATGATAAGTATAGTAAACGTCTATTTTTACAGATGTATAACGAGCCAACAGTTTCGTGAGGAGAGGGCAAAACGACTTCCGATTCTGTTTCTATTCAAGGAATGAACTGAGAAGTTTCAAAGATATCTTAGTTAAACGAAGCTAGTCTGCGATCTTGCATCTCCGCGCTGAAATAGATAGCTGTAATAAACCTAACtccgttttattttatgaccatGTTTTTTTAGAATTCTTCGTACATTTCACTCGACTTATTACTGGGATAATAACTTGAATGCAAACATCGAGCGGGATTTTTGAGTCTGTAGTGTGCTACGTACCGCCTCTTGTATTTCGGCCATTAAATGCAACGTAGAGTGCAAAGCATTTATCACTGACACTCTGTGAAGTATCTTTGTTATCTCACCGCGGAGAGTACACCGGACTTTATGACATCGGAAAGTGTGCATTTTAGTTTGTTTTCCTATTATTATACATTGTTACATAATAATCGTAAATGAAGACGAAGAAGCATATGTACCATAGAAAGCAAAAAGATAACGATCTTTATTATTCTACGTAATTCGTAGAAGTTGATTCAAAGAAGGTCTATTTTGTATTAAAGTAAGTATATAGGGTCTGTGTGACTCGCTGATGTTGTTATTACCTTATTTGTTGTTCAGACTCCATGATGTATAAATACTGCCAGTAATTTCACTTCGCATTTATGTTCAGCATGATGAGACgaacaataaatattgtgtaaaataaAGCCAAACTGACGAATACTTTGCCAGGCAGCTGTTTAAATTGAAATTTTGTGAATATTGGACCGGCGTGGTTACGGGCGGTCGCCTCGTCGTGGTCAGGGGTTGTCTGCTCGGAACGATGAGCCCAGTAAAGTCCTCTAAATGTCAggaaaatttaaattcaaacaatACACTCGATAAACAGGGCAAAAGCCTTTTGTGCctattaattaaatagaataGTACAATTAAAggtcataaaattttaatatcggCTTACCtttatagattttaataataaatgctattttattcttttaatcGAATAAGAAAAACAAGTGATCTCATCAGACTTTTTCAGTTCACCTTAATCCTTGGAAATCCAATATAATATAAGGAAAGTTTGCTTTAACATCAGAAAATGTAATCAGACGCCATGTTTGTACCTCAAATACTTAGAAAAAGAATGAAACGGGGACCTCAAATGAAATTACACTAAATTAGAACTGAGTAGCCTTTAAAATGAGTTGGTGCTGATATAATAATTGGGTGAGTCACCCCAGCAAATTGAATTATCTGTAGGGACCGTGCACGGTGAAGGTCTAATGGCCCTTCATTTGAAGAACCTGCAGTCGCCAAGTGGAATCtactcaaa from Helicoverpa zea isolate HzStark_Cry1AcR chromosome 8, ilHelZeax1.1, whole genome shotgun sequence encodes the following:
- the LOC124632538 gene encoding chondroadherin, encoding MAPALRLRWVLRWLVTATAWGALCGGGRAHTPSLTPALTPPCPTHCICLSQSQVVCNSATLRGVPSALSATVTQLSLSRADLRVLRSDAFAHLRQLRRLALDACNLTRIRPFAFRGLPRLRELYIQHTPLATVDAFAFAALQNITSIVLTHNRIAQIEGYAFAGTNFIKLISLRNNPIKRILAHAFSGLNDVAQIELPSGIRSIEPQAFAGLEGVGVLELAYMDLPAVLPDTFRGLVRVGRLALRESDLGIVRVGAFDGLQRVDTLEICNNKIDGIEELSLIQNNSVTTFKLTGNHMLETPEAVILEVENIVIRGNHVPCECGRDPLTNPLALTQDFPDENFCISPLKVRGRSLGSVGAGSAGCRGEAGGSARARAAGAGARPRDVLSSPRLALAAATLVFLASS